From the genome of bacterium:
GCGGATCGTGGAGTCGTCGAGGCTGGCGGCGATCGTGGGCAGCACGCGGATCCGGATCAACTCGTTCCATCATCAGGCGATCAAGGATCTCGCGCCCGGACTCGTGGAAGTGGCGCGGGCGGAGGACGGGCTGATCGAGGCCGTCGAGGCGCGGGACCATCCGTGGGTGCTGGGCGTGCAGTGGCATCCGGAGCGCCATGAAGCGAAGGCGCCGGAGGCGGACCCGGACCGGCGGCTGCTGGCGGCGTTCGCGGACGCCGTGCGGGCGCGGGCGGCGGAGGAGTGATGGCGGGGATCACGGCGGTCCCGGGGATCCGGGTCGGGCACGCGACGGACCGGGAGGCGCGGACGGGCTGCACCGTGGTGTTGGGGCCGTTCCGCGCCGCGTGCGATGTCCGCGGCCTGGCGACCGGGACCCGGGAGATCGAAGCCCTCTCGCCGCTCCACCTGGTTCCGCGCGCGGATGCCATCCTGCTGACTGGCGGCTCGGCTTTCGGGTTGGCCGCGGCGGACGGCGTGATGACGTGGCTGGAGGAGCGGGGCCAGGGGTTCGACACCGGGGCGGCCCGGGTGCCGATCGTGCCGGCGGCGGTGATCTACGACCTGGCCGTGGGGCGCGCGGACCGGCGGCCGGATGCGGCGATGGGGCGCGCGGCGTGCGATGCGGCCGCCTCGGGCGAGGTGGCGGAGGGGCAGGTCGGCGCCGGCACTGGCGCGACGGTGGGGAAGCTGCGGGGGATGGCGCATGCCATGCCGGGCGGCGTCGGCACCTGGGCCCTGACGGGCGAGGGCTACACCGTCGGCGCGCTCGTGGTGGTCAACGCCGCGGGTGATGTGGTGGATGACGAGGGCCGTATCATCGCCGGCGCCCGCGCCGACGACGGCGGCTTCTACGACGCCGCGCGGGCGCTGGCCCGGGGAGGGCTCGACCCCGCGACGCTCGAGCGGCTCGGGGCGAACGGGCCCGGGACGAACACCACCCTGGCCGTGGTCGCCACGGATGCACCCCTCAGCCGGACCGGCCTCGAGACCCTGGCCCGCGCTGCCGCCACGGGCATGGCCCGCCGCATCGTCCCCGTCCACACGCCCTTCGACGGCGACGTCACGTTCGCGGTCTCGACGGCACCGGAAGCCGTGGATCTCCCGTCGTCCGTCCTGCTCGTGCTCGGGATCCTGGGCGCCGAGGCGCTGGCCCGCGCCATCGAGCGCGCGGTCACGGTCGGCCGCTGAAGCCGTCCGGGGGCTCCGGAGGGCTCGTGACCGGCGGCCGCAGCACCGAGTCGGCCGGCCCGTCCGGAGGGGTGGCGTCCGGCGGGGGGAGGCCGTCCGGCACCGGCTCGGGCACGGGGATCGCCGGCCCGGGCTCGACGACCGGCGGCTCGGGCGGGACCGGGAGTGACTCCGGCGCGAGGGGGGCCGGCAGCTCGGGCGCGATGGGCGGCGGCGCCGCCTTCCGGCCGGCCGGGCGCAGCCGGTCGAGAATGAGCCTCTGGCGCCACTGCATGCGGCCGGGGCGGTGCTTCGGGTTGGATGTGAGCGGGTGCGGGAGTGTGGCCGCCAGGGCGGCGGCCTGCTCGAGCGTGAGGTCTGCCGCCGACCGGCCGAAGTAGTGCCGCGCTGCGGCCTCCGCGCCGAAGATGCCGGGGCCCCACTCGGCCACGTTGAGGTAGATCTCGAGGATCCGGTCCTTGCTGAGGAAGCGCTCGAGACGGCGCGCGACGATCAGCTCCTCGGCCTTCCGCAGCAGCGAACGTTCCGGTGTGAAGTACAGGTTCTTGGCGAGCTGCTGCGTGATGGTGCTGCGGCCCCGGACCTCGGCGCGATGCTCGCGGTAGTAACGGATCGCGGCGAACAGCGCGCGCAGGTCGTTCAGGTCGGTCCACGAGAAGTCCGTGTCGCCGCCGTACTCCAGCTCTTCCCGGAGCGCCGCCCAATCGATGCCGCGGTGCTGGTAGAACCGTGCATCCTCGGCAGCGATCACGGCGCGCCGCAGATTGCGGGAGATGCGGTCCAGCGGCACCCATTGGTGCTGGATCACCAGTGTGTCGCCGCGAGCGGCGGCCTCGCGCATGCGGTACTCCATGAGCGCGGTGCGCTGCGGGTCGCGGGTGCGCAGGACCACCGGCCACGGCAAGGCAAGGTATTCGAACCACAGGGCGCCGATGCAGGCGAGGGGCAGGGCGAGGAAGAGACGCTTCACCATGATCGGCCGATCATGTCGAGGCGACGCGGCTCCGTCCCGTTCCGGGGCGAGGAGGCCGCGCGGCCGCCGCACCGCCTGACGGCGCGGAGGCGTCCATGCTGATCCTCTTCGACATCGACGGCACGTTGCTCTCCACCAACGGCGCGGCGCGCCGTGCGTTCCATCGTGCGCTGCTCGAAGTCTACGGCACTGCGGGGCCGATCGCCACGCACCGGTTCGATGGCAAGACCGACCCGCAGATCGCCCGTGAGCTGCTGCGCGCGGCCGGCCTGGCCGACGCGGCCATCGACCGCGGGTTGCCGG
Proteins encoded in this window:
- a CDS encoding peptidase S58; its protein translation is MAGITAVPGIRVGHATDREARTGCTVVLGPFRAACDVRGLATGTREIEALSPLHLVPRADAILLTGGSAFGLAAADGVMTWLEERGQGFDTGAARVPIVPAAVIYDLAVGRADRRPDAAMGRAACDAAASGEVAEGQVGAGTGATVGKLRGMAHAMPGGVGTWALTGEGYTVGALVVVNAAGDVVDDEGRIIAGARADDGGFYDAARALARGGLDPATLERLGANGPGTNTTLAVVATDAPLSRTGLETLARAAATGMARRIVPVHTPFDGDVTFAVSTAPEAVDLPSSVLLVLGILGAEALARAIERAVTVGR
- a CDS encoding monofunctional biosynthetic peptidoglycan transglycosylase, whose protein sequence is MVKRLFLALPLACIGALWFEYLALPWPVVLRTRDPQRTALMEYRMREAAARGDTLVIQHQWVPLDRISRNLRRAVIAAEDARFYQHRGIDWAALREELEYGGDTDFSWTDLNDLRALFAAIRYYREHRAEVRGRSTITQQLAKNLYFTPERSLLRKAEELIVARRLERFLSKDRILEIYLNVAEWGPGIFGAEAAARHYFGRSAADLTLEQAAALAATLPHPLTSNPKHRPGRMQWRQRLILDRLRPAGRKAAPPPIAPELPAPLAPESLPVPPEPPVVEPGPAIPVPEPVPDGLPPPDATPPDGPADSVLRPPVTSPPEPPDGFSGRP